In one Dermacentor variabilis isolate Ectoservices chromosome 4, ASM5094787v1, whole genome shotgun sequence genomic region, the following are encoded:
- the RpL31 gene encoding ribosomal protein L31 produces MAKIKGEGKREKRGKSTLNEVVTREYTIHLHKRLHGIGFKKRAPRAIKEIRKFAEKQMGTSDVRVDTRLNKFIWSKGIRSVPFRVRVRLARRRNEDEDSPNQLYTLVTYVPVETFKKLQTVNVESSDN; encoded by the exons ATGGCGAAGATTAAGGGCgaagggaagcgcgagaagcgCGGGAAGTCCACGCTCAACGAAGTTGTCACGAGAGAGTACACCATCCACCTTCACAAGCGGTTGCACGGTATTGGTTTCAAGAAGCGCGCTCCCCGTGCCATCAAGGAGATTAGAAAGTTCGCAGAGAAGCAGATGGGAACCTCAGACGTCCGAGTTGACACCAGGTTGAACAAGTTCATCTGGTCCAAGGGAATCAG GAGCGTTCCGTTCCGAGTCCGCGTGAGGCTGGCTCGCAGGCGCAACGAGGACGAGGACTCTCCCAACCAGCTGTACACGCTGGTCACATACGTGCCTGTGGAGACCTTCAAGA agcTCCAGACAGTCAATGTGGAGTCCAGCGACAACTGA